CGGAAGGCACGGGCGAGCTTGCCGTATGCGAGGATGAACCGACGATTTCCACGATGTCGGACAAATGGAGGACGAAGGGAAGATTTGCCGGCAATAACCAGTGGGGGAAAAAATCGCGGTACGAATGACAACCCTTGATCGTCTGATTGATCAATATGGGATGCCGAAGTTCTGCAAGATAGATGTAGAGGGGTTCGAGCTGTCCGTAATAAGGGGGCTGTCCGCGCCTGTTCCATATCTGTCGTTTGAGTTTACCCGGGAATTTCTCCCCGATGCCGAAAGCTGTATCAAACATCTTGTGACTATCGGTCCCGCGGTTTTCAATGCTTCTTGGGGCGAGTCAATGGAGCTTCTGGATCGACAATGGATGAATCCTGAAGAGTTGTATCAGAGGATTGATGCTGAAAAGGACCCCCAGTTGTGGGGTGATATATATGTAAAATTCTGTTGAACAAGTCGATTAATTGATCATATCTTGTCCGAACCATGGGAAAGGTGAAACGGTGGCAGCGTGAAAAAGGGAAAAACCTGGCAAGCTGTGGGTGAGGGATGTGAACTGTGAGATATTTTAATATTGTCAAGAGCATGTCAAACTGGTTTCTCTATCTTGCAGCGAAATTCAGGATGACGGCGGCAGACCCGCTCAGGTTTGTCACCCCGGGGGATTCATCCGGAGGCGCCCAGCAGGTTTGTTCAGACCTTCAAAGAGTTATTCATGGATGAGTGCTATATGAAGGGGATGGAGGGACGAACGGTGAGGGGGGAATGCCCACTTTCGGTTGCGATCATTGCCAAAAATGAAGCGAAAAACCTTTCCGCCTGCTTAGAGAGCGTCTCTTTTGCCGGCCAGATTGTCGTGGTCGATTCGGGAAGCGCCGACGACACGCTGCGGATCGCCGCCGACTATGGCTGCGAGATATATCAGGAAGAATGGCGGGGGTTCGGTCCCCAGAAACAACTGGCGATAGACCGCTGCAAGCTGCCGTGGGTGCTTGTCCTGGACGCGGACGAACGAATTCCGGAGGAAACGGCGCGCGTTATCCGGGAGCTTGTAGCGGGGGCGGGGCAGGCCGCTGGCTTCAGCTTTCCCCGCCGGAATTATTTTCAGGGACGATGGATAAGGCATGCGGGCTGGTGGCCGGACAGGGTTGCGCGTCTCTTTAAAAACGGCAAGGGACAGATGACCGGGACGATGGTGCACGAAGCCGTTGTTGTGGATGGTCTGGTTGAACAGCTTGCTGTCCCGATCGACCATTATACGGAAAGTCGTCTGGAGATGATTATCCCCAAAATAAATCGTTATTCCACGCTCGGGGCCGAGGAGGCTTTTGCGGCGGGCCGCAGGACGACTATTTTTGGGGCATTTCTGCGGGCAAAAATCACCTTTTTTCAGGATTATCTGTTCAGGGGCGGTTTTCTGGATGGTCCGCAGGGTTTTACTCTTGCCGTGACCGATTCGGTCAATAAATTCTTTAAGTACGCGAAGCTTGCCGAGATGAGCCGGGAGGTCAAAGGGCGCCGTAAGGACGGTGGGAAACAAACATAAAAATGGCTAATTCTGGCGCTCTCGTCAAAAGTTTCTTAAACCGTCAAGGTTGAAAGCGTATGGATATATCGATCATCATCGTCAACTGGAACACGAGGGAACTGCTGAGAAACTGCCTCTCGGCGCTTGCGGAGACCGTCCGGGGGCTTTCCCTGGAGGTGATTGTCGTTGACAA
The genomic region above belongs to Syntrophales bacterium and contains:
- a CDS encoding glycosyltransferase family 2 protein translates to MDECYMKGMEGRTVRGECPLSVAIIAKNEAKNLSACLESVSFAGQIVVVDSGSADDTLRIAADYGCEIYQEEWRGFGPQKQLAIDRCKLPWVLVLDADERIPEETARVIRELVAGAGQAAGFSFPRRNYFQGRWIRHAGWWPDRVARLFKNGKGQMTGTMVHEAVVVDGLVEQLAVPIDHYTESRLEMIIPKINRYSTLGAEEAFAAGRRTTIFGAFLRAKITFFQDYLFRGGFLDGPQGFTLAVTDSVNKFFKYAKLAEMSREVKGRRKDGGKQT